A window of Glycine soja cultivar W05 chromosome 2, ASM419377v2, whole genome shotgun sequence genomic DNA:
ACATAAGGACTAAATTGCAATTTTCAATCTACACATTCCAAATCCACCCACCAGATTGCCAATAAAACATCAAAACCGTTTATTATGATAAAAGCACATCTGACGGTAACAAATGATGCATCACTCGTGTGCCACATTAGTTGAACTTCACGGTAGCTTCCTCTATTTGATGATTGATAGTGATCCCATCTGCGGTTATAACTTTCTCATTAATGAGTGTGAAGTCACCTATTCATTCAGtactaacaaaacaaaatacaataaatttggTAAAGGGCAATGGCACTTTAAAGGGAAGAAAGCACCACCTGAAACCAGAAGTGGAAAGTGCTCCTAACATTAGATTAGACCCTCTACCATGCTCCTCTGCCTCTGAAGTCTGAACCTCCCACAGGAATGGCAATGGAGAAGACAACATTGTTTGTGTTGTTGCTGAATGTGCTTGTGTTCAGTGCCTCTCTTGTGTCCTCAGAGCAAAGTCATGTCTCAGCTGTAGGGGACCCAGGAATGCAGAGAGATGGTCTGAGGGTGGCCTTTGAGGCTTGGAACTTCTGCAATGAAGTTGGTCAAGAAGCTCCTCACATGGGTAGTCCAAGAGCTGCTGATTGTTTTGATCTTTCAGGTAAGCCATATCACCTGGTCctctaaaatttatattagtcCAGTTTATCACATATTTGGTCCTCAATGTTGGGTCacatattatatatgtaatttgtTATGTCCACTCCATATTCTATAATTTCCTTCGTATTTTTAGCTTTTCAAAATTGCCAATGTGTTTTCTTCTGTTGAGAGTTGTTGTGATGGCCAGGTTCTCTGACTCACAAGGTCACAGAAGCTGATAACAGACTTGGGGTGGGGGACTCATTTCCTGGTTTAAAACCAGAAAATATCAACAACACAGACCTTTATGCAATTGAAAAGGAATTGTATTTGGGTTCTTTATGTGAAGTTGCAGACACCCCAAGGCCTTGGCAGTTTTGGATGGTAATGCTGAAAAATGGTAACTATGACACCAGGTCGGGGTTATGTCCTCAGGACGGGAAAAAGGTACCCCCTTTTAGCCCGGGAAGGTTTCCTTGTTTTGGACAAGGGTGCATGAATCAACCCATCTTGTGTCATCAATGGACACAGCTCAAAGATGGCACAATGCAAGGGGGGTTCAGTGGTACTTATGATTTGGATTCTGGTTGTGGAGGTGAACACGATGGTGTGTCTTACTATGAGGTAGTTTGGGAGAAGAAAGTTAATGTTGGGAGTTGGGTGTTCAAACACAAACTAAGGACTTCAAAGAAGTACCCTTGGTTGATGTTGTACCTTAGAGCTGATGCAACCAAAGGATTCTCTGGAGGTTACCATTATGACACTAGGGGAATGCTAAAAACTGTGAGTCCaaaatttacatttctgttcaattaatatttaatagttaaattaGCGAGCCATACATATGGTACAATTTCCCTCAATGCATCTAGTTTGATTTGACATAATTAACCATTTGGTTTGGTTAATGATTTAGCTTCCAAAGTCACCAAATTTCAAGGTGAGGTTGAGCTTGGATATCAAGAAGGGGGGAGGGGCCAAGAGCCAGTTCTATCTGTTAGACATTGGAAGCTGCTGGAAGAACAATGGTGCTCCTTGTGATGGAGATGTACTCACTGATGTCACTAGATATAGTGAGATGATCATAAACCCTGAAACCCCAGCTTGGTGCAGCCCCAAAGGCCTGGTTAACTGTCCACCATTTCACATCACTCcagacaacaaaaaaatatacagaaaTGACACAGCCAATTTCCCCTACTCAGCATATCACTACTACTGTGCTCCTGGGAATGCTCAACACTTGGAGCAACCAGTGAGCACTTGTGATCCTTACAGCAATCCTCATGCTCAAGAGATAGTTCAGTTGCTTCCTCACCCTACTTGGGGTGAGTATGGCTATCCCACCAAAAAAGGTGATGGTTGGGTGGGGGATGCAAGGACTTGGGAGCTTGATGTTGGAGGGCTATCAAGTAGACTCTACTTTTATCAGGTCAATAATTGAACCACTACTACTGTAccatttttactttttgaaacatttttattgagatgtgtaaaattgtgttcaatgatttatttattttttgagtcctattataattttcaaaataaatatttctttttttaatttcttaacaagTGTCCTTAGCATGACCCTTTAATTTATCTTGTAATGTGATGCAGGACCCAGGCACTCCTCCTGCCAAGAGAATATGGACATCTATTGATTCTGGTACTGAGATATTTGTTAGTGACAAAGATGAAGAAGCAGAGTGGACTCTTAGTGATTTTGACGTCATTCTAACACAATCAGGGACCAACTTGATGAACAAGGCTGAGAGAAAGAAGTAAGGAATATTGATAATGGACTAAACTTTTGGGATTTTAGATAGTCCACCAAGTGTAGGCTTCTAAATCATAGGGGTTACAGCACATTTAcacgaaaataattttcattggtCAAATCCTGATCATAGGATCTTGAGTTGTGCATGTTTGGACTGTAATTTGCACATTCCAAATCTTAGTTTGGAGATTGTGAATGTTACATCCACAAAATAACGTCAAAATCATGATCGAGTTGCATTTGAATAAGATTTTGAACCCCAGATCATGATTCGAGTAGACATGGAAAAGAGTTGTTTTTTTGGgtcaaataattgttttttgtaAACTGTAATTTGAACACGACCGTAAAGTAAAATGATTTCACTAACTTTTTCTAATTCTGGCATATTTGCTATTTGGTTTTCGTTCGTGATAtagtttttatgtgttttttaagATAATAGTAGTAGTAACTTTTTAGTTAAACTTGCCAGAGTAGAAGCAGGCACCCCAAGGCATAATAAATTCAGCTTTAAAGTTGAATAATTATAGTTTGATTactgtttttaaaataagtttttagcattttaatttgttatagaTTTATTAAAGgattatttaataattgtttaacttttttccattcttttttttttaccacccAATCAACCTTATATTTCAAATTCACCTGTTCTAATTAACCAATACACCTTTTACAAAATATCGGTGCATAACTTGAGTGGGATGGGAACGTACCATGTGTGTGTTTGGCACCTAACTTGTTAGGTTTTGACCATCTTGTACATTGTTTACCACAAGATCACATGTGATCCATGGGATATGGCATTTGGTATTTGGTAATACGTTGGTTTGTTTTTTGAGCCAGACCTATACATCACAACAAACAAACTAGACCATAGATTTTCCTGCATAGCTGCTTTATTGTTTTGAATACTTGCTAAATGTCGAGCTTCGGAAATTCGTTTATATTTAGTGCCAGTATTAAACATAATAATGTGTGATAGGAATATATTGATGATAATTATAACCATGAAATGGAACGAGCCAATTAGGTGATGATCATAGTCGTGAAAATTGACTTTGGGTATTGAATTTAGAATTTGCATCCTATGCATCCTAGGGGAGCAGATATGGTAGTTCGATTATTTCTTTATCTTGACCAATGACGGcctaattaattttcaaaattttcatgctTGTTCCTTCCCTTCACAAAGCAATCttatattattcaataaatgttcttacaatttttaatattttaagaaaaaatattaaatgagaaaataatatatttaatatcttggatatttaaaaataatttaatactttatttatcaaatatattaaagaattaATAGAAAGATTTAGAATTATCTGTCCAAATATTCATATGCAGTggttaacaacaacaacaaatcaaTGATCTGGTGATTTTATTTGGTGCATTCGTTCAAATACGAGCCTTTGCCCCGATGGTTTTACACCTATCTTTAGGCCTTTGCTCCAAAAACACTGTTGATCATTACTGATCCAGTCGAGCCTATCTAGTGAGAGAAGTGTTCACCAAATGGATTTGATGAATTTTGGAGAGAAGAATTATTTGattcaattattttgattttgttaatttatcatctaaggtttagtttaaaattttaacttaatcCAATCTAATTTAAAGTGATTTGGATTAGATCAATTTTCGTTTTAAcctacttttaaattattttagaaaatattaaataaaagatgaaacatataataaatataataaaaaatatcaaatattttatttatatgtaattatataactaataatataatatttatgtatcTTAACTCTTAACtcaaataattagtaaaaatatctttaattaaatatatttttcataaacagatataaattatatgataattttataaatatataaaaaataaaaatagaaatgagcgatattataaatttatgaaaaaaatatatacatatgtgTAAATTCGGTTTTGATTgatttctaaaatcaaatcagagatccaataaaaaatttagattttccAATTTATTGATctattcaattttcaatttatttagttttcaattttggttttttcGGTCCACTTTGGATTCAGTTTATGAACATCTAAGTGAGAGATTATGGTTCGTTTTTGTTGGTGTaaaaagaagatgaaagaaaagaatgtataaaaaaaagaaaacaattatgtttcccttctattattttaatgaagtggaaaatgataaaaacaatatttttctttgaccggaaagaaattaaaaaaatataattatgttaataatttttatatttttaatataattgtgagtaaaaagaatattttttaatgtcttaacaaatattttatccatCTAGAGAGATAAAAGAATTATaggtctcaatttttttttattttccacttttttatcaatcaataaataagttataaaaaaaatcaaacaataaataacaattttttaggtttaattatttaGATGATCCCaaattatttaagaattttaaggaGGTctgtaaactattttttttaattgggtctttcatcatatatattttctagCGGTTTTTAAAACGATCataagttaatattttataaggatttCAAAATGCTAATAACAAgagaatagaaaatattttttacgaaactttttccaaacaaaagaatattttatggAAGATTTCAAGAATTTGTTTAGTAtgccaaaaaaatttaataaccaTATTATATAgctataaaatattgaaattttttattaatgattaattttttatgataaatagaACACTTTTAATGAAGTCTTTTTCAACAATATTATAATGTAACATAATTGCTCATCTGTTACAAACGGAGTCAAAAGTTAAGAGAAAACCATCAAATACTAAAGTTGAATGTTGATGTACCGTTCAAAATTCGGCTAGCAAAAGGAAAGCAGTACCACAGTACTACAAACCAAAAGAAAGCAGTACACTTAACATCTCACATTCCAGAAGTTGTTGTCTGTTGTTTTAATTAAACTATGACAGTTTGAGCTAGCTAGTAGTACACTAGTACCCATAAGTGAAAGTAGTACAGCTAAATTTTCATAGCACTGACATCATTCATGTACTACAAAGTACAAAACATTACTTCTTCTGGGATCATTATATAGGGATTGGATTGAATCATACCTGCATTCAAGAGTGCATTTTGTGCGTAATGTAGTTAATTAGACAAATTTCTAATGTGAGAATCTTTCTGAGAATGAGATGTTGCTAAATATTTCGGATGTTGTCGACAAGGATGAGGTAATAATAGTTAGAGACAGGACAAAGCAGGGGAACAGGCAGAGCATGGATGGAGCTATCAACACAATATTGTCAAGAAACTGAGAGTGAGAGGAGAAATATGTTGTGGTTCTGCTCATGCACTGCCTCTTCCCTGGCTCTGTCTCCATTTCTCCTtcccttatttattttttgatttattgaGTATGATCTGTTTTCAAATGTGTTCATAGGTTCAACTTATTAAGGTACGAACATACTCTGGGCATTGAAAACTGGTTTGACTCTTGAACATATTCCGCACCACTAATCTTTCTTGTAATCCAGGCTCACGCACGATCACTATAAGGTCCCACATTCTTAGTGGCCTAATCGTTGGAAAATGCTACTTTGGCACTACTTGATGAATTGTATGGCTGGGATTTTTTTCCCCTTGCTTGTAGAATCCTCTCAATTTATGTAACCATCGTGTACTCATTTACATGTCATCAAATTTTGAATGAGATGTGATATACATAGAACAATTTGTATGACCTCATTTTCTGTGTTTATTTCTCTCCATCAATATCATTTTCTAAAACTCaaaattctctcttttttcttagtTGTAGAAGTTATTGTTTAAGTAacatttctcatttttaattccttataactgttttattattatcatgttATATGTGTTAATTCTACAACTGCCTTCTCATTTCCATAGTTACTTCTGAGCCATCAGACAAATCCATTGCTGTCTGGCTGAGTTTATTTACTGTAATGTTACTATTTTCTGAACAATTATTGCTTTTGTTGTGTGAAACTTGATCTACAAACATGAGAGAAAGGTAAAAGCAAAGAAaacgagagaaaaaaataaagaaatttgcAGCATGTACAAGAAAGTGTGATCTGATACACTCGGAGTAACCATGCATTAAGTTTCTTTCGGGGTGTGGCAtatcaaataagtttttaaattttccaAGTGATTGGAAGATTAGGAATTAGGATGTTACTTGCCAAAAACCAAGCAAAAAATTATCATGAAAGAAAAGTACAAAGAGAGTGAAAGATCACAGAATATCAGCAGGTTATCTGAGTTTTGTTTTTCAGGAATATGCTGGATGGTCTAAATTGAACAGATTACAAATTCACCAACCAAAGCTATGAATGCCATTAAAACACAAGGGAAGCACAGAGAATAAACACACTTGTAACTAGGAGAAAGATAAgaacattattttattcaaaaaaagaaGCAGGGACTTCTGGAATTACATGCTGGTATCACAAGGACTCGGTTGAATCAATTAGGACACAAGGTGAGCTTCTTTCACCGCAAGTTTATGGTCCAATTTTCCAGATTCTATGAACATTAAATCATCCAAAAGAAACACATAA
This region includes:
- the LOC114378015 gene encoding uncharacterized protein LOC114378015, with translation MAMEKTTLFVLLLNVLVFSASLVSSEQSHVSAVGDPGMQRDGLRVAFEAWNFCNEVGQEAPHMGSPRAADCFDLSGSLTHKVTEADNRLGVGDSFPGLKPENINNTDLYAIEKELYLGSLCEVADTPRPWQFWMVMLKNGNYDTRSGLCPQDGKKVPPFSPGRFPCFGQGCMNQPILCHQWTQLKDGTMQGGFSGTYDLDSGCGGEHDGVSYYEVVWEKKVNVGSWVFKHKLRTSKKYPWLMLYLRADATKGFSGGYHYDTRGMLKTLPKSPNFKVRLSLDIKKGGGAKSQFYLLDIGSCWKNNGAPCDGDVLTDVTRYSEMIINPETPAWCSPKGLVNCPPFHITPDNKKIYRNDTANFPYSAYHYYCAPGNAQHLEQPVSTCDPYSNPHAQEIVQLLPHPTWGEYGYPTKKGDGWVGDARTWELDVGGLSSRLYFYQDPGTPPAKRIWTSIDSGTEIFVSDKDEEAEWTLSDFDVILTQSGTNLMNKAERKK